Proteins encoded by one window of Salmo trutta chromosome 17, fSalTru1.1, whole genome shotgun sequence:
- the LOC115152402 gene encoding coiled-coil domain-containing protein 136 isoform X2, producing the protein MDGLRLPPLIEDALESTESWLNDDTDNIELEGFSMHRQNREATSGKKRSGDEPCGDLKAESIPSLSPSMDNEITAKERGILENNEKETMDRDQEEEEEKGRREQQEPLSEEQELEELRSQVLQLLLELEEAREMSNKHQEAFHELQGLLEDERLASAHQAEAFARQVHNLQAQLRSVQEEMDSLEEEKESELTEAHEELRLAQEEVLLLQQAAEEAAAERENDIASLQEELCRLRAQLGRLNDEAQEYELEITTLRAEISMKSQRREEERKGGDIGTLRQECVTLREECETLKDDNRRLTEKLQLLQLQRTGSNSVYLSLKDGEIAGTGVGVGTEEGGMAESYMTMVECQSTSPGTNSRRVDASIQKNISFDGKPMTPTGWNGGFGEIFSLRDQLKQAEEKASLVQRQCDGLKTELRELQELYDCSQRERAELEEELLHCKAELERLAGGWQQGKPIETKATYTWEPCMYTINTNVSRHKSNIHSSESPVLSIPFIGMIVILGVVWCWFSELAFQKARGVI; encoded by the exons ATGAGCCCTGTGGAGATCTGAAAGCGGAGAGCATCCCCAGCCTGAGCCCCAGCATGGACAATGAGATCACAGCCAAGGAGAGAGGAATACTGGAGAACAACGAAAAGGAGACAATGGACAGAGatcaggaggaggag gaggagaaggggaggagggagcagCAGGAGCCCCTGTCTGAGGAGCAGGAGCTGGAGGAGTTGAGGAGCCAAGTGCTGCAGCTCCTTCTGGAGTTAGAGGAGGCCAGAGAAATGTCCAACAAACACCAGGAGGCCTTCCACGAGCTACAGG GTCTGCTGGAGGATGAGCGTCTGGCCAGTGCCCATCAGGCAGAAGCCTTCGCACGACAGGTCCACAACCTGCAAG CCCAGCTGCGTTCAGTACAGGAGGAGATGGACTCtctagaggaggagaaggagagtgagCTGACTGAGGCTCACGAGGAGCTACGCCTCGCCCAGGAGGAG GTTCTGCTTCTGCAGCAGGCGGCTGAGGAGGCAGCGGCCGAGAGGGAGAACGACATTGCGTCCCTGCAGGAGGAGCTGTGTCGCCTCCGGGCCCAGCTGGGGAGGCTCAACGATGAGGCGCAGGAGTACGAGCTGGAGATCACCACACTGAGAGCAGAGATCAGCATGAAGAGTcaaaggagggaggaagagaggaaaggag GTGATATAGGTACACTGAGGCAGGAGTGTGTCACTTTGAGGGAGGAGTGTGAGACTCTGAAGGACGACAACAGACGCTTGACTGAGAAACTACAGCTCCTTCAACTACAGAGGACAGG CTCCAACAGCGTATATCTGTCCCTGAAGGATGGTGAGATAGCTGGTACAGGAGTGGGGGTGGGCACAGAGGAGGGGGGCATGGCGGAGAGCTATATGACCATGGTCGAGTGCCAGTCTACGAGCCCTGGCACCAACAGCCGCCGTGTGGATGCCTCCATCCAGAAGAACATTTCGTTCGATGGGAAGCCCATGACCCCCACCGGCTGGAATGGAGGATTTGGGGAGATCTTCTCACTGAGGGACCAGCTGAAACAGGCTGAGGAGAAGGCCTCGCTGGTACAGAGACAG TGTGATGGGTTGAAGACGGAGCTGCGGGAACTGCAGGAACTCTATGACTGCAGCCAGAGGGAGAGGGCTGAATTGGAGGAGGAGCTACTGCACTGCAAGGCAGAGCTCGAGAGGTTGGCTGGAGGGTGGCAG cagggaaAACCCATTGAGACCAAGGCCACTTATACATGGGAGCCTTGCATGTACACAATCAATACAAatgtatcaaggcacaag AGCAACATCCATTCGTCTGAGTCCCCTGTTCTCTCCATCCCCTTCATAGGAATGATTGTAATATTGGGAGTGGTTTGGTGCTGGTTCTCCGAGCTGGCGTTCCAGAAAGCAAG GGGAGTGATATAG
- the LOC115152402 gene encoding coiled-coil domain-containing protein 136 isoform X1, with product MDGLRLPPLIEDALESTESWLNDDTDNIELEGFSMHRQNREATSGKKRSGDEPCGDLKAESIPSLSPSMDNEITAKERGILENNEKETMDRDQEEEEEKGRREQQEPLSEEQELEELRSQVLQLLLELEEAREMSNKHQEAFHELQGLLEDERLASAHQAEAFARQVHNLQAQLRSVQEEMDSLEEEKESELTEAHEELRLAQEEVLLLQQAAEEAAAERENDIASLQEELCRLRAQLGRLNDEAQEYELEITTLRAEISMKSQRREEERKGGDIGTLRQECVTLREECETLKDDNRRLTEKLQLLQLQRTGSNSVYLSLKDGEIAGTGVGVGTEEGGMAESYMTMVECQSTSPGTNSRRVDASIQKNISFDGKPMTPTGWNGGFGEIFSLRDQLKQAEEKASLVQRQCDGLKTELRELQELYDCSQRERAELEEELLHCKAELERLAGGWQSNIHSSESPVLSIPFIGMIVILGVVWCWFSELAFQKARANANLGLGPAIKIAMVMTQAATSLTGSKHLER from the exons ATGAGCCCTGTGGAGATCTGAAAGCGGAGAGCATCCCCAGCCTGAGCCCCAGCATGGACAATGAGATCACAGCCAAGGAGAGAGGAATACTGGAGAACAACGAAAAGGAGACAATGGACAGAGatcaggaggaggag gaggagaaggggaggagggagcagCAGGAGCCCCTGTCTGAGGAGCAGGAGCTGGAGGAGTTGAGGAGCCAAGTGCTGCAGCTCCTTCTGGAGTTAGAGGAGGCCAGAGAAATGTCCAACAAACACCAGGAGGCCTTCCACGAGCTACAGG GTCTGCTGGAGGATGAGCGTCTGGCCAGTGCCCATCAGGCAGAAGCCTTCGCACGACAGGTCCACAACCTGCAAG CCCAGCTGCGTTCAGTACAGGAGGAGATGGACTCtctagaggaggagaaggagagtgagCTGACTGAGGCTCACGAGGAGCTACGCCTCGCCCAGGAGGAG GTTCTGCTTCTGCAGCAGGCGGCTGAGGAGGCAGCGGCCGAGAGGGAGAACGACATTGCGTCCCTGCAGGAGGAGCTGTGTCGCCTCCGGGCCCAGCTGGGGAGGCTCAACGATGAGGCGCAGGAGTACGAGCTGGAGATCACCACACTGAGAGCAGAGATCAGCATGAAGAGTcaaaggagggaggaagagaggaaaggag GTGATATAGGTACACTGAGGCAGGAGTGTGTCACTTTGAGGGAGGAGTGTGAGACTCTGAAGGACGACAACAGACGCTTGACTGAGAAACTACAGCTCCTTCAACTACAGAGGACAGG CTCCAACAGCGTATATCTGTCCCTGAAGGATGGTGAGATAGCTGGTACAGGAGTGGGGGTGGGCACAGAGGAGGGGGGCATGGCGGAGAGCTATATGACCATGGTCGAGTGCCAGTCTACGAGCCCTGGCACCAACAGCCGCCGTGTGGATGCCTCCATCCAGAAGAACATTTCGTTCGATGGGAAGCCCATGACCCCCACCGGCTGGAATGGAGGATTTGGGGAGATCTTCTCACTGAGGGACCAGCTGAAACAGGCTGAGGAGAAGGCCTCGCTGGTACAGAGACAG TGTGATGGGTTGAAGACGGAGCTGCGGGAACTGCAGGAACTCTATGACTGCAGCCAGAGGGAGAGGGCTGAATTGGAGGAGGAGCTACTGCACTGCAAGGCAGAGCTCGAGAGGTTGGCTGGAGGGTGGCAG AGCAACATCCATTCGTCTGAGTCCCCTGTTCTCTCCATCCCCTTCATAGGAATGATTGTAATATTGGGAGTGGTTTGGTGCTGGTTCTCCGAGCTGGCGTTCCAGAAAGCAAG AGCCAATGCTAATTTGGGACTAGGCCCTGCCATTAAAATTGCCATGGTAATGACGCAAGCTGCAACTTCATTGACTGGGTCCAAACATTTGGAACGTTGA